The following is a genomic window from Bosea sp. RAC05.
TAGCTGGTGTGGTTCTCGTAGCCGACACCGAAATCGAGATCGCCGAGCGGCATCCAGACGCCCTCGCCGCTCCAGCGCACATGCACGATCTTGCTGGTGAACGGCATGTGCCGAAGGAAGGCGGCGCAGGTCTTGGGCGCGTTCTCGAGCTCGAGCTTGGCTTCGAAGGTGAAGGGGCCGGCGGTGACGATGAGCTGGGACATGCGGGTTGCGCCTCTGAGATGGATGCCGTTACCGCCGGGAAACGCCCTCCGGGGCCGCGCCGCGAGACGGTAGGATAAGATTATTTGTGAAATAATCTTATCCAGACTACCCTAGCATAAGGAGGTGCGCCATGGCGACAATGACGATTTCCTTGCCCGATCCGATGAAGGAATGGATCGAGGCCCAGATCAGGCAGGGCGAATATGCCAGCACCAGCGACTATGTGCGCGACCTCGTCAGGCGGGATCGCGAGCGACGCGCCCACCCCGAACTGACCCTGGCCGATCTCCAGCGCATCGTGGCGGAATCGCGTGCCAGCGGCACCAGCGACAAGACACTGCCGGACATTCTGGCGCAGGCGAAACGCGCGGCGGAGGGCAAGGCCGGCCGCAATGGCTGAATTCGTCCTGACGAAACGAGCGGAGGCCGATCTCTACGACCTCGCCCTGTTCGGCCTGGAACGGTTCGGCGAACGACAGGTCGAAGCCTATCTCGCCGAACTCGATCACGTCTTCAGCCTGCTGGCTGACCATCCACGCATGGGCCGCCGGGCTGAGGCGATCGCGCCAGGTGTGCGGCGCCACGAGCATCGCGCGCACGTCATCCTCTATGAAGAGATGCAGACTGGCGTCCGGATCCTCGCCGTCATTCACGGCAGCAGCCTGAGCAGACTGACGCTGTGACAGCGCTCGGCCGCTACGAGAACGCCGCCTTCAGGTCGAGGGTCCCGACCTGTCCGATCGCTTCGTAATTGCGCTTCAGCCAGCGCTTGGCCGCAGCCCGGCCGATGTCGCGCAGACGCAGCAGGAAATCCCAGTCCGCGTTGAGCCGCGAGGAGGAGGTCATCTCCGCCAGCGGCGGGCCGCCGTCGATCCGGTGCATCAGCACGCGCTTGTACTCGGTCTTGTCGAGCTTGCCGCCATCGACCAGCCGGTTGACGAAGTCGATCGCGCGCAGCTCGCGCAGCAGCGAAGCGTTAAAGGTGATTTCGTTCAGCCGGTCCTGAATGTCGCGCGCCTTGGTCGGCAGGTCCTTGCGCAGCAGCGGGTTGATCTGCACCAGCAGGATGTCGTCGCCCGCCGCCTCGTAGAACAGCGGGAAGAGCGCCGGATTGCCCATATAGCCGCCGTCCCAATAGGCCTCCTTGCCGATCTCGACCGCCTGGAACAGCATCGGCAGGCAGGCCGAGGCCATCAGATGGTCGGGCGTCAGCTCCGGGCCGTTGAACAGCCTGATCTTGCCGGTGCGGACATTGGTGGCGGCGATGAAGAGCTTCACCTGCGTGCAGGCGCGCACCTTGTCGAAATCGATCAGGTCCGCGATCACGCCGCGCAGCGGATTGATGTTGAGCGGGTTGATGTCGTAGGGGCTCGCCACCTTCGAGAACATCTCGAACCAGATCATGCCCGGCGGCACGCCGTTGGAGCCGCCCCAGGCACCCAGCATCGTGTCGATCAGCGAGCGCTCCGAACCGCCATATTTGCCGTCGACGCTGATCGCCCGCCAGAACGCCTCGAGCTTGCCGCGCGCACCGTCCGCGCCGCCCTCGATCCAGCCCTCCGCCAGCACGACCGCGTTCATCGCCCCGGCGCTGGTGCCCGACAGGGCCTCGATGGCGAGCCGCCCGTCTTCGAGGATCGCGTCGAGCACGCCCCAGGTGAAGGCGCCATGCGCGCCTCCGCCCTGCAGGGCGAGCGAGACCGATTTCCGCGCCTTCGGGCCGGCGAGCCCGAGACGGGGCGCCGCCGCCGTCTTGCGGCCGCTCACGCGGCGGTCCAGCCGCCATCCATCGGCAGCGTCGTGCCGGTGATGGACTTGGCCGCGTCGGTGCAGAGGAAGACGGCGAGCGCCGCGACCTGCTCGACCGTGACGAACTCCTTGGTCGGCTGCGCCGTCAGCAGCACGTCGTTGATGACCTGCTCCTTGGTCAGCCCGCGCGCCTTCATCGTGTCGGGGATCTGCTTCTCGACCAGCGGCGTCCAGACATAGCCGGGCGCGATCGCGTTCACCGTGATGCCCTTGGTCGCGACCTCGAGCGCCACCGTCTTGGTGAAGCCGGCGATGCCGTGCTTGGCGGCGACATAGGCGGACTTGAAGGGCGAGGCGACGAAGGCATGCGCCGAGGCGGTGTTGATGATCCGGCCCCAGCCCTTCGCCTTCATCTTCGGCAGCGCGGCGCGGGTGGTGTGGAAGGCCGAGGACAGGTTGATCGCGATGATCTGGTCCCATTTCGCCAGCGGGAACTCGTCCACCGGCGCGACATGCTGGATGCCGGCATTGTTGACGAGGATGTCGACCGCCCCGAACTCGGCCTCCGCCTGCGCGATGAAGCCGGCGATCTCCTCGGGCTTGGTCATGTCGGCAGCCGAGAACAGCACCTTGACGCCGAACTCGTTGGCCAGCTCGGAGCGCAGCTTCTCGGCTTCGTCGGCCGGCAGGATGCCGTTGATGACGAGATGGGCCCCTTCCTTGGCCAGCGCCCTCGCATAGGCGAGCCCGATGCCCGAGGTCGAACCGGTGATGGCAGCCGCGCGGTCTTTGAGAAACATCGGCGTCAAGGCTCCTGACAATCGCTTCGAAAATGCTTAGGTTCGGGCCGGACAGGGCAGCGCCGCCGCGGCGCGACCGCCCGGACAGGAACGCGCGCACGTTGCCCGATGACCCTTCGCAACGCAACATGACCAAAATGCAGCCGCACGCCCACAGCCATGGCGATCATGACCATGCCTCCCACGATGACGGCGGGTGCCGGCACGCCCATGATCACCGCACCCATGCGGCGCAAGCCCTGGCCCGGGCCGAGCAGATCTGCCGCGAGCGCGGCCTGCGCCTGACGCCGATCCGCGCCAAGGCGCTGCAGGCGCTCCATGCCGATCACCGCCCCGTCGGAGCCTATGATCTCGCCGACCGCATCTCGCCGGAGGGCGGGCGGCGCCTCGCTCCGATCTCGATCTATCGCGCGCTTGATTTCCTGGTCGAGCAGGGCTTCGTGCACCGCCTCTCCTCGCGCAACGCCTATGTCGCCTGCCTGCACGGCCATGGCGCCGACGAGGTCGTCGCCTTCCTGATCTGCGAGGCCTGCGGCGGCGTCGACGAGGATTCCTCGCCCGCGATGAAGCAGGCCGTCGCCGCCATCGCCCAGTCACGCCAGTTTGCACCCTCCCATCAGGTCGTCGAGATCGTCGGGCGCTGCGAGCATTGCCGGAACCTGCAATCATGAGCGGATCGCACGAGACGGAGCACGGCCGATGAACGAGCGGGCCCTTCCCTGCCTGGGTGCCGAACAGTCCGGGCCGCAGCCACGGCACCTGACCGTGCCCGTGCGCGTCGGCAACGTGCTGGTCGGCGGCGGCGCGCCGATCGTCGTCCAGTCGATGACCAACACCGACACCGCAGACATCGCCGGCACCGTCGCGCAGGTCGCCGCGCTGGCCCGGCAGGGCTCCGAGCTCGTCCGCATCACCGTGGACCGGGACGAGGCTGCGGCCGCCGTGCCGAAGATCCGCGAACGGCTCGACCGTATCGGCATCGACGTGCCGTTGATCGGCGACTTCCACTACATCGGCCACAAGCTGCTGGCGGAGCATCCCGCCTGCGCCGAGGCCCTGGCGAAATACCGCATCAACCCCGGCAATGTCGGCTTCAAGGACAAGAAGGACCGCCAGTTCGGCCAGATCGTCGAACTCGCGATCAAGCATGGCAAGGCGGTCCGCATCGGCGCCAACTGGGGCTCGCTCGACCAGGAACTGCTGACCGCGCTGATGGACGAGAACGCGCTCCAGCCGCGCCCGCTCGACGCCCGCGCCATCATGCGCGAGGCGATGGTCCAGTCCGCCCTGCTCTCGGCCGTGCGGGCCGAGGAGATCGGGCTGGGCAAGGACCAGATCATCCTCTCCGCCAAGGTCTCGGGCGTGCAGGACCTGATCACGGTCTACCGCATGCTGGCGCAGCGCTCCGACTACGCCATCCATCTCGGCCTCACCGAGGCCGGCATGGGCTCCAAGGGCATCGTCGCCTCCTCGGCGGCGCTCGGCATCCTCCTGCAGGAGGGGATCGGCGACACGATCCGCTTCTCGCTGACGCCCGAGCCCGGCGGCGATCGCACGCTCGAGGTCAAGGCGGCGCAGGAACTGCTCCAGACCATGGGCTTCCGCGCCTTCGTGCCGCAGGTCGCGGCCTGCCCCGGCTGCGGGCGCACCACCTCGACCGTGTTCCAGGAGCTCGCCCGCGACATCCAGGACTGGATCGCTGGCTCGATGCAGGACTGGAAGACGCGCTATCCCGGCGTCGAGGCGCTGAACGTCGCGGTGATGGGCTGCATCGTCAACGGGCCGGGCGAATCGAAGCACGCCGATATCGGCATTTCCCTGCCGGGCACCGGCGAGGAGCCGACCGCCCCGGTCTTCGTCGACGGCAAGAAGGTCAAGACGCTGCGCGGCCCCGGCATCGCCGCCGAATTCAAAACGATGGTCGAGGATTACGTCACGCAACGCTACGGCCGGCGTGTCGATGCGGCGGAATAGCGACGCGGCAGGACAGCGGCCCTGTGCCGAATGCATGACAGTGCCTTTGCGTGATCACGGCATTGTGCTAGAGGCCCCGGCCTTTCGCTGCAGCGCAGCGCGCGCGGAGATCCCCGATGGGGCATGACCTGACGAATCCTCCGACCCCTCAGGGGGAGGATTCCCGTTTCGGCCTGGACAACGGACAGAACGGGCAGCACGGCCCGTCCAAGCACAGCCATGGCAGCTATGCCGCGCTGGCGCTGGGCGCGCTCGGCGTCGTCTATGGCGACATCGGCACGAGCCCGCTCTACGCGCTGCGCGAGACCGTCCTGGCCGCCACCGGCGCGGCCTCGGGTGGCCATGGCGGCGGAAGCGCCGTCATGCTGGCGGCCCCGGTTCCGCGCGAGGTCATCATCGGCGTGCTGTCGCTGATCCTGTGGTCGCTGGTGATCGTGGTGACGCTCAAATACGTCGTCCTGCTGCTCAGCGCCGACAACAACGGCGAGGGCGGCACGCTCACCCTCGTCGCCCTGGCGCAGCGCGCGCTCGGGCGCATGCGCGGCGGCGTCGTGCTCTTCCTCGGCATGGCCGGCGCTGCCCTGTTCTACGGCGATGCCGTCATCACCCCGGCGATTTCGGTTCTCTCGGCGGTGGAGGGCATCAAGCTCGTGACGCCGGCGCTGAACGACTATGTCGTGATGATCGCCTCGGGCATCCTAATCGCGCTGTTCCTGGTCCAGAGCCGCGGCACGGCGAAGGTGGCGAATTTCTTCGGCCCGCTGATGATGATCTGGTTCCTGACCCTGGCGGGGCTGGGCATCTACCACATCGCCGACGATGTCGGCGTCTTCGCCTCGATCAACCCCTATTGGGGCTTCCGCTTCTTCTACGACCATCCCGGCGTCTCGCTGGCCGTGCTCGGCTCGGTCTGTCTGGCGGTCACCGGGGCGGAGGCGCTCTATGCCGATATGGGCCATTTCGGCCGCGGGCCGATCCGCAGCGCCTGGATCTGGATGGTCTTCCCCGCCCTCTGGCTGAACTATCTCGGCCAGGGCGCGCTGATCCTGTCCGACCCGACCGCGATCGACAACCCGTTCTACAAGCTGGCTCCGGACGGCTTCATCCTGCCGCTCGTGATCATGGCGACGATCGCCACCATCATCGCCAGCCAGGCGGTGATCACCGGCGCCTTCTCGCTGACCCGCCAGGCGATCCAGCTCGGCCTGCTGCCGCGCCTCGAGATCCGCCACACCTCCGAGACCACCTCCGGGCAGATCTACATCCCGCGCATCAACATGATGCTGCTGGTCGTCGTGCTGCTGCTGGTCTGGACCTTCCGGACCTCGTCGAACCTCTCCCACGCCTATGGCATCTCGGTCTTCGGCGCGATGATGGTGGATTCGCTGCTGGCCTTCATCGTGATCTGGAAGGGCTGGCGCTGGTCGCTGGCCGCGACGCTCGCCGTGGTCGCGCCCTTCCTGATCATCGACGTGGCCTTCTTCTCGGCCAACATGCTGAAGCTCTTCAGCGGCGGCTATGTCCCGGTGCTGCTGGCTGTCATCCTCGTCGTCCTGATGTGGACCTGGGTGCGCGGCACCAAGATCCTCTTCGACAAGACCCGCAAGACCGACGTGCCGCTGCTCGAGCTCGTCGGCATGCTCTCCAAGAGCCCGCCCTACCGGGTCAAGGGCATGGCCGTGTTCCTGACCAGCGACCCCGAGACCGCGCCGGCCTCGCTGCTGCACAACCTCAAGCACAACAAGGTCCTGCACGAGCGCAACGTCATCCTCACCGTGCGCTCGGCCGACACGCCGCGCGTCGCCGAGGAGGAGCGCGTGCGCCTCTCCCGCATCACCGACGACTTCTGGCGGGTCGATCTGGTCTATGGCTACATGGAGAGCCCGAACGTGCCCAAGGGGCTGGCCGTGCTGCGCAAGCAGGGCTTCAAGTTCGACATCATGTCGACCTCGTTCTTCCTCTCGCGCCGCTCGATCAAGGCCTCGCCGCAATCGGGCATGCCGGTCTGGCAGGACAACCTCTACATCTCGCTGACCAAGAGCGCGACCGACGCCACGAGCTTCTTCCAGATCCCGACCGGCCGCGTCGTCGAGGTCGGGACTCAGGTCACGGTGTAACAGCTCGCCGTCATTGCGAGCGTAGCGAAGCAATCCAGAGCCGCAGCGCTCGACGTCCCCTGGATTGTTTCGCTACGCTCGCAATGACGGCCTAAAGTCAATCAATCCGCGCCGCCGTCTCCGGCAACTTCCGCACGCGCTCGCGATAGAGCAGGTAGAGGCCGGAGGAGATGACGATCGTCGCGCCGGCGAAGGTCCAGCCATCCGGGAACTGGCCGAAGACGAACCAGCCCAGCACGATCATCCAGACGATCTGCGAATAGATGAAGGGCGCCAGCACGGTTGCCGGCGCGAGCCGGTGCGCCAGGATCAGCAGCCAGTGGCCGAAGCCGCCGAGCAGCCCGGTCCCCAGCAGGATCGCCCAGGCAAGCGGCGTCTGCGGCATCGACCAGACGAAGGGGATCACCGGCAGCATGACGAGCGTCCCGGCGACGCCGGAATAGACCATCGTCGTCTCGGGCGGATCATGGGCGGCGAGCTGGCGCGTCGCGAGCACATAGAAGCTGTAGCAGATGCAGCCGAAGACGCTGAGGATCGCAGCCGGATGCATGCCGCCGAAGCCCGGCCGCGTGATCACCAGCACGCCGAGGAAGCCGACCGCGATTGCCGCCATGCGGCGCGGCCCCGGCCATTCGCCGAGCAGGGGTCCCGCCACCAGCGCCACCAGCAGCGGTCCCGCGAACATGATCGAGACGGTCTCCGCGAGCTGGAGATACTTGATCGCGATGAAGTTGAGGACGGTCGAGCCGAGCAGCAGCAGCGACCGCACGCCCTGCAGCACCGGCCGCTTCGTCCGCAGCACGCCCGGCCGGCTCCACGGATTCAGCAGCACCAGCACCAGCACCATGCTGCCGGCATAGCGCACGAACACCGTCTGCAGCGGGTCCATATGCGCCGAGAGCCATTTGGCGCTGGCGTCGAGCAGGGCGAAGAACAGCATCGCGCCGCAGATCAGCCCGATGGCGATCAGCCGCGAGCGGCGCGTTTCCGGAAGATGGCTGGAGGCGGCGGGCAATTCGGGTCCGTCGAGGGGCGGCGAGAATGGCCGCGCCAGAGTGGACCGATTTGCGCCGGCGGGCCAGCGGCACGACGCATGCGCTCCATGCGCCGCCCGGGTTCGGCGGCGGCGGCGTGTGCCGGCTCAGGCGTCGCTGTCGGCCTCGTCGCCATCCGCTTCGGCGTCGTCCACGTCGACACCGGCCTTGGAGAGGCCCTTGGCGGCCTTGCGCAGCAGCCGGCGCAACTGCTTGCGCTCCTTGCCGTCGAGACGGTCGAGCAGTTCCTCCTCGACCTGCGTCCAGACCGCATCGAGCGCCTGCGCCGTCTTGTGGCCGCTCTCGGTGAGGGCGACCTGCACGAGACGCCCGTCGCGGCCGCCGCCCTCGCGCGTCACCAGCCCCTGCAGCGACAGCCGGCCAATGGTCTTGGAGACGGTCGGCGGCTTGACCCTGAGCAGCGAGGCGAGCTCGCCCATCGTCATCGGCGCGGGCTGCAAGGCCTTCAGCGCCTGCTCCTGGCCCGGGAAGAGGCCTAGCGCGTTGAGACGTTCGCCCATGCGGGCGCGGTGCAGGCGCGCGGTGACGAGCAAGGCCCGGCCGACGCTCTTTTCGAGTGCCTTGGTCATCTCGCGCGATCCCCAGCTCAACCTCGGTCTCGATCCTTATGCGGATCAGGAAGTCGCTTCGCCGGCTGCCTGTTCGCGCGCCAAGATGACAGTGTGATGACAGCCTTCGCGGCCGCTGTCACAGTGCCCGCATCCGCTCCGTCACCGAAGCCAGGAAGGCCGCCCGACTCTCCGGCGTCGCCCGGTTCATGTCGTAATGGGCGAGATAGCGCGGCCGCGCCGTCGGGTGGCAGACCGCCCGCAGCACCCGGCAGACCGCCTTGCGCGGCGGGTCGCCCATCAGAAAGGCGCGCCAGCGCGTGCCGCCATAGGTGGTGACGGCGACGAGCTTGCGGATGGTCCAGAGATTGGGCCGGACCTTGCCATCGACCAGCTTGAAGGAGATGCCGGGCAGGAAGACGCGGTCGAAGAAGCCCTTCAGGATCGCCGGATAGCCGAAATTCCAGACCGGGAAGCACAGCACCAGCGCCTCGGCCGCCTGCACCCGGGCGACATAGCCGGCGACGGGATCGGTGTTCGTGGCGAGGTCATGATAGCCGACACGCTCGGCCCGGCTCAGCAGCGGATCGAAGCCCTCCGCATAGAGATCGCAGTCGTCGACCTCGTGTCCAGCCGCCATCAGGGTCTCGACCACCGCGGCATGCAGCGCGGCGCCGTAGCTCTCGGGATTGGGATGGGCATAGAGGACGAGCACGCGCATCCTTAGCCGACCCCGGCTTCGGACAGGCTGCGGAACAGGAAGGTGCCGCCCGCACGGTAGTCATAGGAGGGGTCTTCCCAGGCGATCATCTTGCCCGGGTTGAGCAGGCCCTGCGGGTCCGCCTCGCGCTTGAAGGCGAGCTGCGCCTCGTCGGTCTGCTTCATGCCGCCCTCCTCCAGCGTGTAGCGGTGCGGATTGAAGATCGGCGCGCCCATCTCCTCATGGATCGTCATGATCTCCTCCAGTCGCTCCTCCGTGGTGAAGCGCACCAGCGGCAGGCCGAAGCAGGTGACCTTGCCGTCGAAGCGGACGAATTCGAGATGGCAGATCACCTCGTCCCCGAAGCGGGCATGGATGGCCTCGACCAACTCGACTTGGTTGGGGAAGGGATAGAGAACCTGCAGATAGGTGATCGCAGGATCGACCCGCAGCGCCCGCAGCGTGGTGTGGTTCCAGCCCAGCTCGTAAGCCGGCGGCAGGCCCTTCGCTTCTTCCGGCGACAGCTTGTCCGAGCGGAGCAGCAGCTCCGCGCCCTTGAAGCGCCGCGCATAGGCCGCGAGCGACTCGACCGCGAAATCGGCGACCATGACGATGACGAGATGGCTGTCGCGCGGCAGGAACTTGCGGTGGCGCAGGAAATAGTCGTGCGGCGCCGGCGCTGCGACGACGCAGAGGTTCTTCAGCGCCAGCCCGTCCTGCTCGCCGAGGCTGTTGGCGAACTCGGTCGCCGCGCGCAGGGTGGGAAAGCCCAGGATCGCATCGACCCACTCATAGGCCGGCCCGAGCGGCATCTCGACCTGGGTGATGATGCCGTTGGTGCCATAGGCATGGGCGACCTTGTGCAGGTCCTCGCCCTGCAATTCGAGGATGCGTGGGCTTGCCTCCATCGTCGCGACCCTCAGCCGGATGATGTTGCCCCAGTCGCGCAACCCCCCCCATTTGATCGATCCGACGCCGCCCGAGCCGCCGGCGATGAAGCCGCCGATCGAGGCCGTCTGGTAGGTCGAGGGGTGCAGCCGCAATTCCTGCCGCGAATGGGCCCGCGTCTGCTCGTCGATCCGGGCCATGATCGCACCGGGCTCCGCGACATAGCGGCCGGGCGCGATGTCGAGCACCTTGTCGAAGCCCGAGAGATCGAGCAGCACCCCGCCCGAGAGCGGCATGGCCTGTCCGTAATTGCCGGTCCCCGTGCCGCGCGGCGTCACGGGGATGCCGAGTTCGTGGCAGGCGGCGAGCACCTCCAGCACCTGCGCCTCGCTTGTCGGCGAGACCACGAGGTCTGCGGTGACATGGTCGAGCTGCCGCTTCAGCACCGGCGAGTACCAGAAGAAGTCGCGGCTCTTCTGCTTCACCAGCGCCGGATTATCCTCGCTGCGGATCGCGCCGAGGCGGGCCTTGAGCGCGGCGATGTCGTAGCGGGTGGTCATGTGATGCGGCTCCACCGTCATGCTCGCCCTTGTGGCGAGCATCCACGCCTTGAACTCAGGTCTCGACAAACGAAGACGTGGATGGTCGGGACAAGCCCGACCATGACGGTCAGGGCGAACAAGAGACTCACGACCGCCCGCCCATCAGATGATCCAGCTCGCGATGGTCCGGCAGGGTCGTGTCGATCGCGCGGCCGGCGACCAGCACCGTGCGGTCCGACTGCGGACGGGCGAAGAACTCGGTCCAGTCCCGCGCCCGGGTCAGGATCAGGTCGGCCGGGCCGCCGGGCGACAGCACGCCCTTCCCGTCCAGCCCCATGATGGATGCTGGCGTCCGCGCCACCGCATTGGCCCAGTCGGTCCCGGCATGGTCGAGCTGGAGGATGCGGGTGCCCTCGCGCAGCACCTCGATCAGGTCGAGATCGCCATAGGCGTAGAACGGGTCGCGGGTGTTGTCCGACGCGATCATCACCGGCACGCCCGCCGCCTTCAGCTCATGCAGCGCGGTGACGCCGCGCCAGCGCGGGGTGCGGCCGGGCGTCCTGTCCTGCAGATACATGTTGCACATCGGCAGCGAGACCACCGCGATGCCGGCCTCCCTGACCTTGGCGATGATGCGCGCCTCGGCCTGCGGCTCCTGCAGCGCCAGCGAGCAGCAGTGCCCGGCCAGGATCTTGCCCGTGAAGCGATGCCGCATCGCCGCGTCCGCAATGTGCTCCAGCGAGCGCGCGGCGGGGTCGTTGGTCTCGTCGACATG
Proteins encoded in this region:
- a CDS encoding type II toxin-antitoxin system ParD family antitoxin — protein: MATMTISLPDPMKEWIEAQIRQGEYASTSDYVRDLVRRDRERRAHPELTLADLQRIVAESRASGTSDKTLPDILAQAKRAAEGKAGRNG
- a CDS encoding type II toxin-antitoxin system RelE/ParE family toxin, which encodes MAEFVLTKRAEADLYDLALFGLERFGERQVEAYLAELDHVFSLLADHPRMGRRAEAIAPGVRRHEHRAHVILYEEMQTGVRILAVIHGSSLSRLTL
- a CDS encoding patatin-like phospholipase family protein, with translation MSGRKTAAAPRLGLAGPKARKSVSLALQGGGAHGAFTWGVLDAILEDGRLAIEALSGTSAGAMNAVVLAEGWIEGGADGARGKLEAFWRAISVDGKYGGSERSLIDTMLGAWGGSNGVPPGMIWFEMFSKVASPYDINPLNINPLRGVIADLIDFDKVRACTQVKLFIAATNVRTGKIRLFNGPELTPDHLMASACLPMLFQAVEIGKEAYWDGGYMGNPALFPLFYEAAGDDILLVQINPLLRKDLPTKARDIQDRLNEITFNASLLRELRAIDFVNRLVDGGKLDKTEYKRVLMHRIDGGPPLAEMTSSSRLNADWDFLLRLRDIGRAAAKRWLKRNYEAIGQVGTLDLKAAFS
- a CDS encoding 3-hydroxybutyrate dehydrogenase; this translates as MFLKDRAAAITGSTSGIGLAYARALAKEGAHLVINGILPADEAEKLRSELANEFGVKVLFSAADMTKPEEIAGFIAQAEAEFGAVDILVNNAGIQHVAPVDEFPLAKWDQIIAINLSSAFHTTRAALPKMKAKGWGRIINTASAHAFVASPFKSAYVAAKHGIAGFTKTVALEVATKGITVNAIAPGYVWTPLVEKQIPDTMKARGLTKEQVINDVLLTAQPTKEFVTVEQVAALAVFLCTDAAKSITGTTLPMDGGWTAA
- a CDS encoding transcriptional repressor; protein product: MTKMQPHAHSHGDHDHASHDDGGCRHAHDHRTHAAQALARAEQICRERGLRLTPIRAKALQALHADHRPVGAYDLADRISPEGGRRLAPISIYRALDFLVEQGFVHRLSSRNAYVACLHGHGADEVVAFLICEACGGVDEDSSPAMKQAVAAIAQSRQFAPSHQVVEIVGRCEHCRNLQS
- the ispG gene encoding flavodoxin-dependent (E)-4-hydroxy-3-methylbut-2-enyl-diphosphate synthase, coding for MNERALPCLGAEQSGPQPRHLTVPVRVGNVLVGGGAPIVVQSMTNTDTADIAGTVAQVAALARQGSELVRITVDRDEAAAAVPKIRERLDRIGIDVPLIGDFHYIGHKLLAEHPACAEALAKYRINPGNVGFKDKKDRQFGQIVELAIKHGKAVRIGANWGSLDQELLTALMDENALQPRPLDARAIMREAMVQSALLSAVRAEEIGLGKDQIILSAKVSGVQDLITVYRMLAQRSDYAIHLGLTEAGMGSKGIVASSAALGILLQEGIGDTIRFSLTPEPGGDRTLEVKAAQELLQTMGFRAFVPQVAACPGCGRTTSTVFQELARDIQDWIAGSMQDWKTRYPGVEALNVAVMGCIVNGPGESKHADIGISLPGTGEEPTAPVFVDGKKVKTLRGPGIAAEFKTMVEDYVTQRYGRRVDAAE
- a CDS encoding potassium transporter Kup, producing the protein MDNGQNGQHGPSKHSHGSYAALALGALGVVYGDIGTSPLYALRETVLAATGAASGGHGGGSAVMLAAPVPREVIIGVLSLILWSLVIVVTLKYVVLLLSADNNGEGGTLTLVALAQRALGRMRGGVVLFLGMAGAALFYGDAVITPAISVLSAVEGIKLVTPALNDYVVMIASGILIALFLVQSRGTAKVANFFGPLMMIWFLTLAGLGIYHIADDVGVFASINPYWGFRFFYDHPGVSLAVLGSVCLAVTGAEALYADMGHFGRGPIRSAWIWMVFPALWLNYLGQGALILSDPTAIDNPFYKLAPDGFILPLVIMATIATIIASQAVITGAFSLTRQAIQLGLLPRLEIRHTSETTSGQIYIPRINMMLLVVVLLLVWTFRTSSNLSHAYGISVFGAMMVDSLLAFIVIWKGWRWSLAATLAVVAPFLIIDVAFFSANMLKLFSGGYVPVLLAVILVVLMWTWVRGTKILFDKTRKTDVPLLELVGMLSKSPPYRVKGMAVFLTSDPETAPASLLHNLKHNKVLHERNVILTVRSADTPRVAEEERVRLSRITDDFWRVDLVYGYMESPNVPKGLAVLRKQGFKFDIMSTSFFLSRRSIKASPQSGMPVWQDNLYISLTKSATDATSFFQIPTGRVVEVGTQVTV
- a CDS encoding DMT family transporter, which encodes MPAASSHLPETRRSRLIAIGLICGAMLFFALLDASAKWLSAHMDPLQTVFVRYAGSMVLVLVLLNPWSRPGVLRTKRPVLQGVRSLLLLGSTVLNFIAIKYLQLAETVSIMFAGPLLVALVAGPLLGEWPGPRRMAAIAVGFLGVLVITRPGFGGMHPAAILSVFGCICYSFYVLATRQLAAHDPPETTMVYSGVAGTLVMLPVIPFVWSMPQTPLAWAILLGTGLLGGFGHWLLILAHRLAPATVLAPFIYSQIVWMIVLGWFVFGQFPDGWTFAGATIVISSGLYLLYRERVRKLPETAARID
- a CDS encoding MarR family winged helix-turn-helix transcriptional regulator; its protein translation is MTKALEKSVGRALLVTARLHRARMGERLNALGLFPGQEQALKALQPAPMTMGELASLLRVKPPTVSKTIGRLSLQGLVTREGGGRDGRLVQVALTESGHKTAQALDAVWTQVEEELLDRLDGKERKQLRRLLRKAAKGLSKAGVDVDDAEADGDEADSDA
- a CDS encoding NAD(P)H-dependent oxidoreductase; translated protein: MRVLVLYAHPNPESYGAALHAAVVETLMAAGHEVDDCDLYAEGFDPLLSRAERVGYHDLATNTDPVAGYVARVQAAEALVLCFPVWNFGYPAILKGFFDRVFLPGISFKLVDGKVRPNLWTIRKLVAVTTYGGTRWRAFLMGDPPRKAVCRVLRAVCHPTARPRYLAHYDMNRATPESRAAFLASVTERMRAL
- a CDS encoding FAD-binding oxidoreductase → MTTRYDIAALKARLGAIRSEDNPALVKQKSRDFFWYSPVLKRQLDHVTADLVVSPTSEAQVLEVLAACHELGIPVTPRGTGTGNYGQAMPLSGGVLLDLSGFDKVLDIAPGRYVAEPGAIMARIDEQTRAHSRQELRLHPSTYQTASIGGFIAGGSGGVGSIKWGGLRDWGNIIRLRVATMEASPRILELQGEDLHKVAHAYGTNGIITQVEMPLGPAYEWVDAILGFPTLRAATEFANSLGEQDGLALKNLCVVAAPAPHDYFLRHRKFLPRDSHLVIVMVADFAVESLAAYARRFKGAELLLRSDKLSPEEAKGLPPAYELGWNHTTLRALRVDPAITYLQVLYPFPNQVELVEAIHARFGDEVICHLEFVRFDGKVTCFGLPLVRFTTEERLEEIMTIHEEMGAPIFNPHRYTLEEGGMKQTDEAQLAFKREADPQGLLNPGKMIAWEDPSYDYRAGGTFLFRSLSEAGVG